One window from the genome of Streptomyces sp. NBC_01476 encodes:
- the sdhA gene encoding succinate dehydrogenase flavoprotein subunit, with protein sequence MQIHKYDTVIVGAGGAGMRAAIESTKRSRTAVLTKLYPTRSHTGAAQGGMAAALANVEEDNWEWHTFDTIKGGDYLVDQDAAEILAKEAIDAVLDLEKMGLPFNRTPEGRIDQRRFGGHTRNHGEAAVRRACYAADRTGHMILQTLYQNCVKEGVEFFNEFYVLDQLLTEVDGVQRSAGVVAYELATGEIHVFQAKAVIYASGGTGKFFKVTSNAHTLTGDGQAAVYRRGLPLEDMEFFQFHPTGIWRMGILLTEGARGEGGILRNKDGERFMEKYAPVMKDLASRDVVSRAIYTEIREGRGCGPDGDHVYLDLTHLPPEQLDAKLPDITEFARTYLGIEPYTDPIPIQPTAHYAMGGIPTNVQGEVLADNTTVVPGLYAAGEVACVSVHGANRLGTNSLLDINVFGRRSGIAAAEYAHANDYVPLPEDPAALVVAQVERLRNSTGNERVHDIRRELQECMDANVMVFRTEQTIKTAVEKIGELRDRYLRVSIQDKGRRFNTDLLEAIELGNLLDLAEVMAVSALARKESRGGHYREDFPNRDDVNFMRHTMAYREVDASGAESIRLDYKPVVQTRYQPMERKY encoded by the coding sequence ATGCAGATCCACAAGTACGACACCGTCATCGTCGGCGCGGGCGGCGCCGGTATGCGCGCGGCCATCGAGTCCACCAAGCGCAGCCGGACCGCCGTCCTGACCAAGCTCTACCCGACCCGCTCCCACACCGGCGCCGCCCAGGGCGGCATGGCCGCCGCCCTCGCGAACGTCGAGGAGGACAACTGGGAGTGGCACACCTTCGACACGATCAAGGGCGGTGACTACCTGGTCGACCAGGACGCCGCCGAGATCCTGGCGAAGGAGGCCATCGACGCGGTCCTCGACCTGGAGAAGATGGGCCTGCCGTTCAACCGGACGCCCGAGGGCCGGATCGACCAGCGGCGCTTCGGCGGCCACACCCGCAACCACGGCGAGGCCGCGGTCCGCCGGGCCTGCTACGCCGCGGACCGCACCGGCCACATGATCCTCCAGACGCTCTACCAGAACTGCGTCAAGGAGGGCGTCGAGTTCTTCAACGAGTTCTACGTCCTCGACCAGTTGCTCACCGAGGTCGACGGCGTGCAGCGGTCGGCCGGTGTGGTGGCGTACGAACTGGCCACCGGCGAGATCCACGTCTTCCAGGCGAAGGCGGTGATCTACGCGTCCGGCGGCACCGGCAAGTTCTTCAAGGTGACCTCGAACGCGCACACCCTGACCGGTGACGGCCAGGCCGCGGTCTACCGGCGCGGACTGCCGCTGGAGGACATGGAGTTCTTCCAGTTCCACCCGACGGGCATCTGGCGGATGGGCATCCTGCTCACCGAGGGTGCGCGCGGTGAGGGCGGCATCCTGCGCAACAAGGACGGCGAGCGCTTCATGGAGAAGTACGCGCCGGTCATGAAGGACCTCGCCTCGCGTGACGTGGTGTCCCGGGCGATCTACACCGAGATCCGGGAGGGCCGCGGCTGCGGCCCCGACGGCGACCACGTCTACCTGGACCTCACCCACCTGCCGCCGGAGCAGCTGGACGCCAAGCTGCCGGACATCACCGAGTTCGCCCGGACGTACCTCGGCATCGAGCCGTACACCGACCCGATCCCGATCCAGCCGACCGCGCACTACGCGATGGGCGGCATCCCGACCAACGTCCAGGGCGAGGTGCTCGCCGACAACACCACGGTGGTGCCCGGCCTGTACGCGGCCGGCGAGGTCGCCTGCGTGTCGGTGCACGGCGCGAACCGGCTCGGCACCAACTCGCTGCTGGACATCAATGTCTTCGGCCGCCGCTCCGGCATCGCCGCCGCGGAGTACGCGCACGCCAACGACTACGTGCCGCTGCCGGAGGACCCGGCCGCGCTCGTGGTGGCCCAGGTCGAGCGGCTGCGGAACTCCACCGGCAACGAGCGGGTGCACGACATCCGCCGTGAGCTGCAGGAGTGCATGGACGCCAATGTGATGGTGTTCCGCACCGAGCAGACCATCAAGACCGCGGTGGAGAAGATCGGCGAGCTGCGCGACCGCTACCTGCGGGTGTCGATCCAGGACAAGGGCAGGCGCTTCAACACCGACCTGCTGGAGGCGATCGAGCTGGGCAACCTGCTCGACCTCGCCGAGGTGATGGCGGTCTCCGCGCTGGCCCGCAAGGAGTCCCGCGGCGGCCACTACCGCGAGGACTTCCCCAACCGCGACGACGTGAACTTCATGCGGCACACGATGGCCTACCGCGAGGTGGACGCGAGCGGCGCCGAGTCGATCCGTCTCGACTACAAGCCGGTCGTGCAGACCCGCTACCAGCCGATGGAGCGTAAGTACTGA
- a CDS encoding succinate dehydrogenase hydrophobic membrane anchor subunit: MATEVTPTDDVELTASSVSYSPDNPAPVIEPPRARTRRTPRSTRTNFELYGWLFMRLSGVVLVVLVLGHLLIQLVLDGGVTKVGFAFVAGRWASPFWQYWDLAMLWLAMLHGGNGLRTVINDYAEQANTRIWLKTLLFTAVTFTIVLGSLVIFTFDPNIR; the protein is encoded by the coding sequence ATGGCCACTGAAGTCACCCCCACGGACGACGTGGAGCTGACCGCCTCCAGCGTCTCGTACAGCCCCGACAACCCGGCGCCGGTGATCGAGCCGCCGCGGGCCAGGACCAGGCGCACCCCGCGCAGCACCCGCACCAACTTCGAGCTGTACGGCTGGCTCTTCATGCGGCTGTCCGGTGTGGTGCTCGTCGTGCTGGTCCTCGGCCACCTGCTGATCCAGCTGGTGCTCGACGGCGGCGTCACCAAGGTCGGCTTCGCGTTCGTCGCCGGCCGCTGGGCCTCGCCGTTCTGGCAGTACTGGGACCTGGCCATGCTCTGGCTGGCCATGCTGCACGGCGGCAACGGCCTGCGGACCGTGATCAACGACTACGCCGAGCAGGCCAACACCCGCATCTGGCTCAAGACGCTGCTGTTCACAGCGGTGACCTTCACCATCGTGCTCGGCTCGCTGGTGATCTTCACCTTCGACCCGAACATCCGCTAA
- the sdhC gene encoding succinate dehydrogenase, cytochrome b556 subunit: MPAGTLYRGREGMWSWVAHRVTGVLIFFFLFVHVLDTALVRVSPEDYDKVVATYKTPVVSLLEYGLVAAILFHALNGLRIIAVDYWTQGPRYQKQMFWTVMGLWILLMIGAIYPVLGHAARVLFGS; this comes from the coding sequence GTGCCGGCTGGAACGCTCTACCGCGGCCGGGAAGGCATGTGGTCCTGGGTGGCTCATCGAGTCACCGGCGTCCTCATCTTCTTCTTCCTGTTCGTGCATGTCCTCGACACCGCCCTCGTGCGGGTCTCCCCCGAGGATTACGACAAGGTCGTCGCGACCTACAAGACCCCCGTTGTCAGCCTGCTGGAGTACGGCCTCGTCGCCGCGATCCTCTTCCACGCGCTGAACGGCCTGCGCATCATCGCGGTCGACTACTGGACACAGGGCCCGCGCTACCAGAAGCAGATGTTCTGGACCGTGATGGGCCTGTGGATCCTGCTGATGATCGGCGCGATCTACCCGGTCCTCGGCCACGCCGCTCGAGTTCTGTTCGGGAGCTGA
- a CDS encoding 2-oxo-4-hydroxy-4-carboxy-5-ureidoimidazoline decarboxylase translates to MVAEAALRDCCGSHRWARRVAAHRPYPTLESLLAAADEAAYDLTSGDLAEALAMETTTALPDRGNLAAHTALRAAHAAYEAKFGHSFVIDLSAVGPGEALDLTLAMLRERLAHDEDEESVATAEQLRRICRARLIQLALGPPRDPRTAPPRAAGSPDRAGSLTPGPPRGTEPTARRYDGRGRWTVPGRA, encoded by the coding sequence GTGGTCGCCGAAGCGGCCCTGCGCGACTGCTGCGGTTCCCACCGCTGGGCCCGCCGCGTGGCCGCCCACCGGCCGTACCCCACGCTGGAGTCGCTGCTGGCCGCGGCCGACGAAGCCGCGTACGACCTGACCTCGGGCGATCTCGCCGAGGCACTGGCCATGGAGACCACCACCGCGCTCCCCGACCGGGGCAATCTCGCCGCGCACACCGCACTGCGGGCCGCGCACGCCGCGTATGAGGCGAAGTTCGGCCACTCCTTTGTGATCGACCTCTCCGCGGTCGGACCCGGCGAGGCGCTGGACCTCACACTGGCGATGCTCCGCGAGCGCCTCGCGCACGACGAGGACGAGGAGTCGGTGGCCACCGCGGAGCAGTTGCGCCGGATCTGCCGTGCCCGGCTGATACAGCTCGCGCTGGGCCCGCCGCGCGACCCGCGGACGGCGCCGCCCCGGGCCGCGGGTTCACCCGACCGTGCGGGATCGCTCACACCTGGACCACCCCGCGGGACGGAGCCGACAGCGCGTCGCTACGATGGCCGGGGCCGGTGGACCGTACCCGGCCGGGCGTGA
- a CDS encoding RNA polymerase sigma factor has protein sequence MGTVFEGVGPDVDLDAAVSAAQGGDETAFRVVYRAVQPQLLQYVRSLVGPADAEDVASEAWLQIARDLPNFRGDGGSVRGWAARIARNRALDHIRARSRRPVAGAGVDELVQLPDRADTAGEALDAVATDRALAAIAALPREQAEAVLLRVVMGLDSTSAARVLGKRAGSVRMATHRGLRRLAEILEFEEDGRPADVTFSASKAL, from the coding sequence ATGGGGACGGTGTTCGAGGGGGTGGGGCCTGACGTGGATCTGGATGCCGCGGTGAGTGCGGCGCAGGGCGGTGACGAGACCGCCTTCCGTGTCGTCTACCGCGCTGTGCAGCCGCAGCTGCTGCAGTACGTCCGCAGCCTGGTGGGACCGGCGGACGCGGAGGACGTCGCCTCGGAAGCCTGGCTGCAGATCGCCCGTGACCTGCCCAATTTCCGCGGTGACGGGGGCTCCGTCCGCGGCTGGGCGGCCCGGATCGCCCGGAACCGGGCACTCGACCACATCCGCGCGCGCAGCCGCAGGCCGGTCGCCGGGGCCGGCGTGGACGAACTCGTCCAGCTGCCGGACCGCGCCGACACCGCCGGTGAGGCGCTCGACGCGGTGGCCACCGACCGGGCGCTCGCCGCGATAGCGGCGCTGCCGCGCGAGCAGGCCGAGGCGGTGCTGCTGCGGGTGGTGATGGGGCTCGACTCCACCAGCGCCGCCCGGGTCCTGGGCAAACGCGCCGGATCGGTGCGGATGGCGACCCATCGGGGCCTGCGCCGGCTGGCCGAAATCCTGGAGTTCGAGGAGGACGGGCGCCCCGCCGATGTGACGTTTTCTGCGTCCAAGGCGCTGTGA
- a CDS encoding acyl-CoA mutase large subunit family protein has translation MTRESESGLPIEPVYGPEALAGWDPQERLGEPGAYPFTRGVYPSMYTGRPWTMRQYAGFGTATESNARYKQLIANGTMGLSVAFDLPTQMGHDSDAPIAAGEVGKVGVAIDSIDDMRVLFGGIPLDKVSTSMTINAPAALLLLLYQLVGEEQGVSAGQLTGTIQNDVLKEYIARGTYIFPPKPSLRLIADIFAYCRAEIPKWNTISISGYHMAEAGASPAQEIAFTLADGIQYVRTAIDAGMDVDDFAPRLSFFFVARTTILEEVAKFRAARRIWAKVMREEFGAKNPKSQMLRFHTQTAGVQLTAQQPEVNLVRVAVQGLAAVLGGTQSLHTNSFDEAIALPTDKSARLALRTQQVLAYETDVTATVDPFAGSYVVERMTDDVEAAALELMAKVEELGGAVEAIEHGFQKGEIERNAYRIALETDAAERVVVGVNRFKLDEEEPYEPLRVDPAIEAQQAERLAALRASRDQRAVDEALTALQKAAEGTDNVLYPMKDALRARATVGEVCNALREVWGTYVPTDAF, from the coding sequence ATGACGCGCGAGTCGGAATCCGGTCTGCCGATCGAGCCGGTGTACGGACCCGAGGCCCTGGCGGGCTGGGACCCGCAGGAGCGGCTGGGAGAACCCGGCGCGTACCCGTTCACCCGGGGCGTCTACCCGTCGATGTACACCGGGCGGCCGTGGACGATGCGGCAGTACGCCGGCTTCGGCACCGCGACCGAGTCCAACGCGCGCTACAAACAGCTGATCGCCAACGGCACCATGGGGCTGTCGGTGGCCTTCGACCTGCCGACCCAGATGGGGCACGACTCCGACGCGCCGATCGCGGCCGGCGAGGTCGGCAAGGTCGGGGTGGCGATCGACTCGATCGACGACATGCGGGTGCTCTTCGGCGGGATCCCGCTGGACAAGGTCTCCACCTCGATGACGATCAACGCGCCCGCCGCGCTCCTGCTGCTGCTCTACCAACTGGTCGGTGAGGAACAGGGCGTCTCGGCTGGGCAGTTGACCGGCACCATCCAGAACGACGTGCTCAAGGAGTACATCGCCCGCGGCACCTACATCTTCCCGCCCAAGCCGTCGCTGCGGCTGATCGCGGACATCTTCGCGTACTGCCGGGCGGAGATCCCGAAGTGGAACACCATCTCGATCTCCGGCTACCACATGGCAGAGGCGGGGGCCTCGCCGGCGCAGGAGATCGCCTTCACGCTCGCCGACGGCATCCAGTACGTGCGGACCGCCATCGACGCCGGCATGGACGTGGACGATTTCGCGCCAAGGTTGTCGTTCTTCTTCGTGGCGCGGACCACGATCCTGGAGGAGGTCGCCAAGTTCCGCGCCGCCCGCCGGATCTGGGCCAAGGTGATGCGCGAGGAGTTCGGCGCGAAGAACCCCAAGTCGCAGATGCTGCGCTTCCACACGCAGACCGCGGGTGTGCAGCTCACCGCGCAGCAGCCCGAGGTCAATCTGGTCCGGGTCGCGGTCCAGGGGCTGGCCGCGGTGCTCGGCGGCACGCAGTCGCTGCACACCAACTCCTTCGACGAGGCCATCGCGCTGCCCACCGACAAGTCGGCCCGGCTGGCGCTGCGTACCCAGCAGGTGCTCGCCTACGAGACCGATGTCACCGCCACCGTCGACCCGTTCGCCGGGTCGTACGTGGTGGAGCGGATGACCGACGACGTCGAGGCCGCGGCGCTCGAACTGATGGCGAAGGTCGAGGAGTTGGGGGGCGCGGTCGAGGCGATCGAGCACGGTTTCCAGAAGGGCGAGATCGAGCGGAACGCGTACCGCATCGCGCTGGAGACCGACGCGGCCGAGCGGGTCGTGGTCGGCGTCAACCGCTTCAAGCTGGACGAGGAGGAGCCGTACGAGCCGCTGCGGGTGGACCCGGCGATCGAGGCCCAGCAGGCCGAGCGGCTGGCCGCGCTGCGGGCCTCCCGCGACCAGCGGGCGGTGGACGAGGCGCTGACCGCGCTGCAGAAGGCGGCCGAGGGTACCGACAACGTGCTCTACCCGATGAAGGACGCGCTGCGCGCCCGCGCCACCGTCGGCGAGGTCTGCAACGCGCTGCGGGAGGTGTGGGGCACCTACGTCCCCACCGACGCGTTCTGA
- a CDS encoding TetR/AcrR family transcriptional regulator codes for MSDTTRGTVRTPLREPTRAQEILALGLRDEKRRRTRRHIAEVATGLFLERGFGRVTIAEVARTAEVSVNSVYTYFPSKEDLVCYPEQASAQRMVQMVAARPAGRPAAAAVFAALRGELRHGERMVGLTLGYGRFLDMVRGEAALAARLDAIRHEMVAELAAALAAETAAAPDDPLPRLVAAQLGWVQEELFREIGERTRAGRPPAAVAQAALALLDALEGLLGERVLTYATR; via the coding sequence GTGAGCGACACCACCCGCGGCACCGTGCGTACGCCCCTTCGTGAGCCGACCCGGGCGCAGGAGATCCTCGCCCTGGGGCTGCGCGACGAGAAGCGGCGGCGCACCCGGCGGCACATCGCCGAGGTCGCCACCGGGCTCTTCCTGGAGCGGGGCTTCGGCCGGGTGACGATCGCCGAGGTGGCGCGTACCGCCGAGGTGTCGGTGAACAGCGTCTACACCTACTTCCCCTCCAAGGAAGACCTGGTCTGCTACCCGGAGCAGGCGTCGGCCCAGCGCATGGTGCAGATGGTCGCCGCCCGGCCGGCCGGGCGGCCGGCCGCCGCCGCGGTCTTCGCCGCGCTGCGCGGCGAACTGCGGCACGGCGAACGGATGGTGGGTCTCACCCTGGGTTACGGCCGCTTCCTGGACATGGTCCGCGGGGAGGCCGCCCTGGCGGCCCGGCTGGACGCCATACGGCACGAGATGGTGGCCGAACTGGCCGCCGCCCTCGCTGCCGAGACCGCCGCCGCCCCGGACGACCCGCTGCCCCGGCTGGTCGCCGCCCAGCTCGGCTGGGTCCAGGAGGAGCTCTTCCGGGAGATCGGCGAGCGCACCCGGGCCGGCCGCCCGCCCGCCGCCGTCGCCCAGGCCGCGCTGGCGCTGCTGGACGCGCTGGAGGGACTGCTCGGCGAGCGGGTGCTCACATACGCGACCCGCTGA
- a CDS encoding acyltransferase family protein, whose amino-acid sequence MSLQLPEAAEGSVRAGGSTTTAEPLPTAAPEKAASEKVTPGIPGSAKGGGRARGRLRALDGLRLIAALMVCAYHYAGRGGDISTAWGRSPSHVFPHLAGPFSYGPLGVEIFFIISGFVICMSGWGRSVKDFAISRITRLYPAYWAALIIITVAFAIVGLKRVPNTDLLVNFTMLQMPAGAQRVLGVCWTLWAEMRFYLLFALCVVWPGATRKRVLVFCSVWTVLALYAQATDESFLKFALMPEYAPFFVAGMGMYLIYRFGHDALSWGVVLVGFLLGQREEVKGLVAPANMDVFHHRSELMVIVVLALGFLAVIAVTLVPPIANLNWRWLTTAGALTYPFYLVHEHLGWVVIGKLVQHTSLPPTVIFGTTVVFMLLLAYALHRVVEKPLAPLIKRVLSKPVAA is encoded by the coding sequence ATGAGTCTGCAACTCCCCGAGGCAGCCGAAGGATCCGTCAGAGCGGGCGGTTCGACGACCACCGCGGAACCGCTGCCGACGGCGGCACCCGAGAAGGCGGCCTCCGAGAAGGTGACCCCCGGCATACCCGGGTCCGCCAAGGGCGGCGGCCGGGCCAGGGGACGGCTGCGCGCACTTGACGGACTACGGCTGATAGCCGCGCTGATGGTCTGCGCCTACCACTACGCCGGGCGCGGCGGGGACATATCCACGGCTTGGGGCCGCTCCCCGAGCCATGTCTTCCCCCACCTGGCCGGACCGTTCTCCTACGGACCGCTGGGCGTTGAGATCTTCTTCATCATCAGTGGCTTCGTGATCTGCATGAGCGGCTGGGGCCGCAGCGTCAAGGACTTCGCGATCTCCCGGATCACCCGGCTCTACCCGGCGTACTGGGCGGCGCTGATCATCATCACGGTGGCCTTCGCGATCGTCGGCCTCAAGCGGGTCCCGAACACCGATCTGCTGGTCAACTTCACCATGCTGCAGATGCCGGCCGGGGCACAGCGGGTGCTCGGCGTCTGCTGGACGCTCTGGGCCGAGATGCGGTTCTACCTCCTCTTCGCGCTGTGCGTGGTGTGGCCGGGCGCCACCCGCAAGCGCGTCCTGGTCTTCTGCTCGGTGTGGACGGTGCTGGCGCTGTACGCCCAGGCCACCGACGAGAGCTTCCTGAAGTTCGCCCTGATGCCCGAGTACGCGCCGTTCTTCGTCGCCGGCATGGGCATGTACCTCATCTACCGGTTCGGCCACGACGCCCTGTCCTGGGGCGTGGTGCTGGTCGGCTTCCTGCTCGGACAGCGCGAAGAGGTCAAGGGCCTGGTGGCACCGGCCAACATGGATGTCTTCCACCACCGTTCCGAGCTGATGGTGATCGTCGTGCTGGCGCTGGGCTTCCTCGCGGTCATCGCGGTGACGCTGGTGCCCCCGATCGCCAACCTCAACTGGCGCTGGCTGACCACCGCGGGCGCCCTGACGTACCCCTTCTACCTGGTGCACGAGCACCTGGGCTGGGTCGTCATCGGCAAGCTGGTGCAGCACACCAGCCTGCCGCCCACCGTGATCTTCGGGACGACGGTGGTCTTCATGCTCCTGCTCGCCTACGCGCTGCACCGCGTGGTGGAGAAGCCGCTGGCCCCGCTGATCAAGCGGGTGCTCAGCAAGCCCGTCGCGGCCTGA
- a CDS encoding polysialyltransferase family glycosyltransferase, translated as MARTQLFLASTLYGAATLAAALDAGSFAAADRRLLVVCNNAAIPEITPPLDQAPGFAALRSRFDGLVSWNEAIHPLHPGGWAPRADDTPIWERYVRMLWDLGDDAVELIVESIQVEPALAVAAVFQGAPITVYADGLMSYGPTRNKLGALVDTRIDRLLHLDLVPGLRPMLLSEHGVESEVVPSAEFTKVLAEVAEASMDAGRDDLNGVPEGAALLLGQYLSALGLISAAEEEKLHLSMVRGAAALGHRQIVFKPHPTAPAEWTEPLKAEAERLGATFTVLNSPVLAEVVYQKARPALVVGCFSTALLTASVLYGIPVARTGTKLLLDRLTPYQNSNRIPVTIVHAMLPDLADTKAVKAWQPPSPQRVAAELTPLLHAVGYCMQAQAYPQLREEAVAWLTHHLNDDTWPYFKRRRLTSLGLPGVVPARLAFVPRNRTVRRVARRARALKKATSR; from the coding sequence ATGGCCCGCACCCAGCTCTTCCTGGCCTCCACTCTCTACGGCGCCGCCACACTGGCCGCCGCTCTGGACGCCGGCTCCTTCGCCGCCGCCGACCGCCGGCTGCTGGTGGTCTGCAACAACGCGGCCATCCCGGAGATCACCCCGCCGCTCGACCAGGCCCCCGGCTTCGCCGCGCTGCGCTCCCGGTTCGACGGCCTGGTCTCCTGGAACGAGGCCATCCACCCGCTGCACCCCGGCGGCTGGGCCCCGCGCGCCGACGACACCCCCATCTGGGAGCGGTACGTCCGGATGCTGTGGGACCTCGGCGACGACGCGGTCGAACTGATCGTGGAGTCCATCCAGGTCGAGCCGGCGCTGGCGGTGGCCGCGGTCTTCCAGGGCGCGCCCATCACCGTCTACGCCGACGGCCTGATGTCGTACGGTCCGACCCGGAACAAGCTGGGCGCGCTGGTGGACACCCGGATCGACCGGCTGCTCCACCTCGACCTGGTGCCGGGGCTGCGCCCGATGCTGCTCAGCGAGCACGGCGTGGAGTCCGAGGTGGTGCCCTCCGCGGAGTTCACCAAGGTGCTCGCCGAGGTCGCCGAGGCGTCGATGGACGCCGGCCGGGACGACCTGAACGGTGTCCCCGAGGGCGCCGCGCTGCTGCTCGGGCAGTACCTGTCGGCGCTGGGTCTGATCAGCGCCGCCGAGGAGGAGAAGCTCCACCTGTCGATGGTGCGGGGCGCCGCCGCGCTCGGCCACCGGCAGATCGTCTTCAAGCCGCACCCGACGGCCCCGGCCGAGTGGACGGAACCGCTCAAGGCCGAGGCCGAGCGGCTCGGTGCCACCTTCACGGTGCTCAACTCCCCGGTGCTCGCCGAGGTCGTCTACCAAAAGGCCCGTCCCGCGCTGGTCGTCGGCTGCTTCTCCACCGCGCTGCTGACCGCCTCGGTCCTCTACGGCATCCCGGTCGCCCGCACCGGCACCAAGCTCCTGCTGGACCGGCTGACGCCGTATCAGAACAGCAACCGGATCCCGGTCACCATCGTGCACGCGATGCTCCCGGACCTGGCGGACACCAAGGCGGTCAAGGCCTGGCAGCCGCCGTCCCCGCAGCGAGTGGCGGCCGAACTGACGCCGCTGCTGCACGCGGTGGGCTACTGCATGCAGGCGCAGGCCTATCCGCAGTTGCGCGAAGAGGCCGTAGCCTGGCTGACGCATCATCTGAACGACGACACCTGGCCGTACTTCAAGCGCCGCCGTCTCACCTCCCTCGGACTGCCCGGAGTGGTCCCGGCCCGGCTGGCGTTCGTACCGCGCAACCGAACCGTCCGCCGGGTGGCCCGCCGCGCCCGCGCCCTCAAGAAAGCCACCTCACGATGA
- a CDS encoding glycosyltransferase family 2 protein — protein MVKLSVVVPFYNVQQYASDTLRSLRANADPDYEFVLVDDASTDRTPVILEQALDSLPGARLVRHEKNGGLATARNTGIDAARGEYLTFLDGDDWYGPGYLPKLLASIEALDTDFVRVDHVQCTGSVRNIIRVPHGRRGVALKARDAILPADRSTSVDYPYAWAGIYHRRLVDRGLLHFPHGLRTAEDRPWIWRLHREADSFAVAAGLMGIFYRRGVATSLTQIGDVRQLDFIRSFDQVIAETAKDRDADLFLPKAVRTYCAIIAHHLNNIERFEPAVARRLKSMSATALRQLPQDVLTEALDSMDLERSSKLRRLRRRPSRAEDPNAAPVPHQPSTAPAANRPPAEAKDDLDARDNEGEVA, from the coding sequence GTGGTCAAGCTCTCCGTCGTCGTGCCCTTTTACAACGTCCAGCAGTACGCATCGGACACTCTGCGCAGCCTCCGGGCGAACGCCGATCCCGATTACGAGTTCGTACTCGTGGACGATGCCTCGACCGACCGTACTCCGGTGATCCTGGAGCAGGCGCTGGACTCCCTGCCGGGCGCCAGACTCGTCCGGCACGAGAAGAACGGGGGCCTGGCCACCGCGCGCAACACCGGAATCGACGCGGCACGCGGCGAGTACCTCACCTTCCTCGACGGCGACGACTGGTACGGCCCCGGCTATCTGCCGAAGCTGCTCGCCTCGATCGAGGCACTGGACACCGACTTCGTACGGGTCGACCACGTCCAGTGCACCGGCTCGGTGCGCAACATCATCCGGGTGCCGCACGGCCGCCGCGGGGTCGCTCTCAAGGCACGTGACGCGATCCTGCCCGCGGACCGCTCCACCTCGGTCGACTACCCCTACGCCTGGGCCGGCATCTACCACCGCCGCCTGGTGGACCGGGGGTTGCTGCACTTCCCGCACGGGCTGCGCACCGCCGAGGACCGGCCGTGGATCTGGCGGCTGCACCGCGAGGCGGACTCCTTCGCGGTGGCCGCCGGGCTGATGGGGATCTTCTACCGCCGCGGGGTGGCCACTTCACTCACCCAGATCGGTGACGTGCGTCAACTCGACTTCATCCGCAGCTTCGACCAGGTCATCGCCGAGACGGCCAAGGACCGCGACGCGGACCTCTTCCTGCCCAAGGCGGTCCGCACCTACTGCGCGATCATCGCCCACCACCTCAACAACATCGAGCGGTTCGAGCCGGCGGTGGCCCGGCGGCTGAAGTCGATGAGCGCCACCGCGCTGCGCCAGCTGCCGCAGGACGTGCTCACCGAAGCGCTGGACTCCATGGACCTGGAGCGCAGTTCGAAGCTGCGGCGGCTGCGCCGGCGGCCGTCCCGCGCCGAGGACCCGAACGCCGCGCCCGTCCCGCACCAGCCCTCGACGGCGCCCGCGGCGAACCGGCCGCCCGCCGAGGCCAAGGACGATCTCGACGCCCGCGACAACGAAGGGGAGGTCGCCTGA